A genome region from Arachis duranensis cultivar V14167 chromosome 6, aradu.V14167.gnm2.J7QH, whole genome shotgun sequence includes the following:
- the LOC107495774 gene encoding kinesin-like protein KIN-7N, whose translation MEKICVAVRLRPPVSEDSSNGSFWKVEENRVSLHRIHGTPLSNTSYAFDHVFDETSTNASVYELLTKDIIHAALDGFNGTAFAYGQTSSGKTFTMNGSENDPGIIPRAVKDIFAKIETMSDREFLIRVSYMEIYNEEINDLLVVENQKLQIHESLERGVFVAGLREEIVNNAEQVLNLINSGEVNRHFGETNMNARSSRSHTIFRMVIESKGKEFNSYDDLSVNDIVRVSVLNLVDLAGSERIAKTGADGVRLKEGKYINKSLMVLGNVINKLSDGSKQRGHIPYRDSKLTRILQPALGGNAKTSIICTLAPEEIHIEETRGTLQFASRAKRITNCVQVNEILTDAALLKRQQLEIEELRKKLQGSHAEVLEQEILKLRNDLLKYEMERGKLEMELEEERKSRNQWIRDQQQLKMENSSTRSFSDCNTNGSQGFLRHKFEECNDINSASQGDIFKSPCLKTNPSAFVAKRSKHCTLSDYSPLPDAFSNVADEDLWLKMNNGYVADLDSLQTTPTRKVQSFPSTDTTPVCTSQNEKYDREVQDLRRQLEIANEKINELKRKHSDEVPLSKQLMGETLVYRQETQLLQELPLRLSESVKNFKNSYEQVLSVMQQCASSGKLSTANMLSTMSEISAQLFSNLEASFEVTMDGERLCHGNYAPMHEQQRMFQEKVNNIITSLESSESSTTEEQERSPSCTCEHKGSDLGGETAYSKEVLNERYDSLEKEFLLLKDERDSLLQMFSESSQKLAMVSSQKENALKDLNTEVQRRNNLEGDLKQFTSAFACRQKSLISFHSEFKTQIEKLRAQTLSSVPKSVDCQD comes from the exons atgGAGAAGATCTGCGTCGCCGTTCGACTTCGACCTCCAGTTTCCGAAGACTCCTCTAATGGAAGCTTCTGGAAGGTCGAAGAGAATCGTGTTTCGCTTCACAGGATTCATGGCACACCGCTCTCTAACACTTCTTATGCTTTCG ATCACGTGTTCGACGAAACTAGCACCAATGCTAGCGTCTACGAGCTGCTCACCAAGGATATAATTCATGCTGCGCTCGATGGCTTCAATG GAACTGCATTTGCTTATGGGCAGACCAGCAGTGGCAAGACATTCACCATGAATGGGTCGGAAAACGATCCAGGAATAATTCCTCGGGCTGTCAAAGATATATTTGCAAAAATTGAGACG ATGTCTGATCGTGAGTTTCTGATTCGAGTGTCCTACATGGAGATCTATAATGAAGAAATTAATGACCTTCTAGTTGTTGAAAATCAGAAATTGCAAATTCATGAGAGTTTGGAG cGTGGAGTATTTGTTGCAGGGCTCCGGGAGGAGATAGTAAACAATGCCGAACaagtattaaatttaattaattcaggGGAAG TTAACAGGCACTTTGGTGAAACAAATATGAACGCTAGGAGTAGCAGATCGCATACAATATTTAGAATG GTGATTGAAAGCAAAGGGAAGGAGTTCAACTCTTATGATGATTTATCAGTTAACGACATTGTTCGAGTATCAGTCTTG AACTTAGTCGACTTAGCTGGCTCGGAAAGGATTGCTAAGACTGGAGCTGATGGAGTACGTTTGAaagaaggaaaatatattaACAAGAGCTTAATGGTTTTGGGAAATGTTATCAACAAATTAAGTGACGGTTCAAAGCAACG GGGCCATATCCCGTATCGTGATAGTAAATTAACTCGGATACTACAACCTGCTCTTGGTGGCAACGCCAAAACTTCCATTATTTGTACCTTAGCACCAGAAGAG ATTCATATTGAAGAAACAAGAGGGACTCTTCAGTTTGCTAGTAGAGCCAAACGTATCACCAACTGTGTTCAAGTGAATGAG ATCCTGACAGATGCAGCCTTGTTAAAGCGACAACAGCTAGAAATAGAGGAGCTACGTAAGAAACTTCAG GGATCCCATGCAGAAGTGCTCGAGCAAGAGATTCTTAAACTCAGGAACGATTTGCTCAAG TATGAGATGGAGCGTGGGAAGCTTGAAATGGAACTTGAAGAGGAGAGGAAGTCACGGAATCAATGGATTAGGGATCAACAACAGTTGAAAATGGAAAATTCCAGTACTAGGTCCTTCTCGGACTGTAACACGAATGGAAGTCAG GGATTTCTGAGGCACAAATTTGAAGAATGCAACGATATCAATAGTGCTTCTCAAGGAGATATCTTCAAATCTCCATGTTTAAAGACAAATCCCAGTGCTTTTGTCGCCAAGCGATCAAAGCATTGTACATTATCTGATTACAGCCCTCTTCCAGATGCTTTCAGCAATGTGGCTGATGAAGATCTGTGGCTGAAAATGAACAATGGTTATGTTGCAGACCTTGATTCACTTCAAACTACTCCCACTCGAAAAGTTCAATCATTCCCATCAACTGATACAACTCCT GTTTGTACAAGTCAGAATGAAAAGTATGATCGTGAGGTTCAAGATTTGAGGAGACAACTGGAAATTGCTAATGAAAAGATCAATGAACTCAAG AGAAAGCATTCTGACGAAGTACCATTGAGCAAGCAACTAATGGGTGAGACGCTGGTATATCGACAAGAAACACAACTACTTCAAGAATTGCCTCTGAGGTTATCTGAATCTGTGAAGAACTTCAAAAACAGCTATGAGCAAGTTTTGTCAGTGATGCAG CAATGTGCATCTAGTGGCAAATTATCAACTGCAAATATGCTTTCAACCATGAGTGAAATTAGTGCACAACTATTTTCAAATTTGGAAGCTTCCTTTGAAGTGACGATGGATGGTGAAAGGTTGTGCCATGGGAATTATGCTCCAATGCATGAACAACAAAGAATGTTTCAAGAAAAGGTGAACAATATCATTACATCGTTGGAGTCATCAGAAAGCTCAACAACAGAAGAGCAGGAGAGGAGCCCTTCGTGCACCTGTGAACACAAG GGCTCTGATTTGGGAGGAGAAACTGCTTATTCAAAGGAGGTTTTAAATGAAAGATATGACAGCCTGGAAAAGGAGTTTCTACTCTTGAAGGATGAAAGAGACTCTTTGCTCCAGATGTTCTCTGAATCATCCCAGAAACTTGCAATGGTTTCAAGCCAAAAGGAAAATGCTTTGAAAGATTTAAATACTGAAGTACAGAGAAGGAATAATCTAGAAGGGGATCTTAAGCAGTTTACTTCAGCTTTTGCTTGTCGTCAGAAATCACTCATTTCCTTCCATAGTGAATTTAAGACTCAGATTGAGAAATTAAGAGCCCAAACTTTAAGCTCGGTGCCTAAGTCTGTTGATTGTCAAGATTAG
- the LOC107495778 gene encoding 60S ribosomal protein L10a, with the protein MSKLQSDALREAIIGIVADSKEKNRKFMETIELQIGLKNYDPQKDKRFSGSVKLPHIPRPKMKIYMLGDAQHVEEVKKIGLDWMDVEALKKLNKNKKLVKKLAKKYHAFLASEAVIKQIPRLLGPGLNKAGKFPTLVTHQESLESKVNETKAMVKFQLKKVLCMGVAVGNVSMEEKQIFQNVQLSVNFLVSLLKKNWQNVRCLYLKSTMGKSYRVF; encoded by the exons ATGAG TAAGCTTCAGAGTGATGCACTGAGAGAAGCAATCATTGGGATAGTGGCTGATTCCAAAGAGAAGAATAGGAAGTTTATGGAGACCATTGAGCTCCAAATTGGACTCAAAAACTATGACCCACAAAAGGATAAGCGTTTCAGCGGTTCTGTAAAGTTGCCACACATCCCAAGGCCCAAGATGAAAATCTACATGCTTGGTGATGCTCAGCATGTTGAAGAggtaa AGAAAATAGGATTGGATTGGATGGATGTTGAAGCATTGAAGAAGcttaacaaaaataagaaattgGTGAAGAAACTTGCCAAGAAATATCATGCTTTCTTGGCTTCTGAAGCAGTCATTAAGCAGATTCCTCGTCTCTTGGGTCCTGGTCTCAACAAGGCAG GAAAGTTCCCCACACTTGTTACCCACCAAGAATCCCTCGAGTCTAAAGTCAATGAGACCAAGGCTATGGTGAAATTTCAGCTTAAGAAGGTGCTCTGCATGGGAGTAGCTGTAGGCAATGTAAGCATGGAGGAAAAGCAAATCTTCCAAAACGTACAACTGAGCGTTAACTTCCTTGTGTCCTTGTTGAAAAAGAACTGGCAGAAT GTTAGGTGCTTGTATCTGAAGAGTACCATGGGAAAATCCTACCGTGTGTTTTGA
- the LOC107495775 gene encoding putative pentatricopeptide repeat-containing protein At4g17915: protein MVARLSTKVLNICIASMCKAKQVVKAEAVIIDGIRLGVLPDVVTYNTLIDAYCRFDCVDTGYSVLSRMREAGIPPDVISYNSLISGAARKCLLSSALDLFDEMLRADIHPDAWSYNILINCLFKLGKPDEANRIFMEMALSELHPCSATYNIMINGLCKNGYVNNAIMLFRNLQRHGFIPEVLTYNTLINGLSKARRTGTARRILREFKEAGYEPNCITYTTVMKCCFQCRQFDEALEILHEMRSKGYTFDGYAYCTVIAALIKIGRIEEADEIVRLMHHSGIQPDLVSYNTLINLYCRQGRLDDAMKLLGDIEKEGLECDQYTHTIIINGLCNAGNFLGAKQHLIYMNSLGFGYNLVAHNCILHGLGKAGHIDHAMKWFESMEVKDSFTYTIIVHNLCRARRFLCASKIMVLSLNSGFRILRATQRAVIDGLCSIGYTNEARKLKLKLRVIRLLHD from the coding sequence ATGGTTGCGAGATTATCAACTAAGGTATTGAACATTTGCATAGCATCAATGTGCAAAGCCAAGCAAGTAGTGAAAGCTGAAGCTGTGATCATTGACGGCATAAGATTGGGCGTGCTCCCTGATGTGGTCACATACAACACTCTAATAGATGCGTATTGTCGTTTTGATTGCGTCGACACAGGCTATTCTGTTCTAAGTCGAATGAGGGAGGCAGGGATACCCCCTGATGTTATTTCTTACAATTCTTTGATCTCTGGGGCTGCCAGGAAATGCTTGTTGTCGAGTGCCTTGGACCTGTTCGACGAAATGCTTCGAGCAGATATACACCCTGATGCTTGGAGCTATAACattttgattaattgtttgttcAAGCTTGGGAAACCAGATGAGGCGAATCGTATTTTTATGGAGATGGCGCTTAGTGAGCTGCATCCTTGTTCGGCTACATATAACATCATGATTAATGGGCTGTGTAAGAATGGATATGTTAACAATGCTATTATGTTGTTCAGGAACTTGCAACGGCACGGATTCATTCCTGAGGTGTTGACATACAATACACTTATTAATGGACTAAGCAAGGCTCGACGAACGGGGACAGCTAGGAGGATTCTTAGGGAGTTTAAGGAAGCAGGTTATGAACCTAACTGTATTACCTACACAACGGTTATGAAGTGTTGCTTCCAGTGTAGGCAGTTTGACGAAGCATTAGAGATCTTGCATGAGATGAGGAGTAAAGGGTACACTTTCGATGGCTATGCATACTGCACAGTGATTGCTGCGCTGATAAAGATCGGGCGGATTGAAGAGGCAGATGAAATCGTCAGGCTGATGCATCATAGTGGTATTCAACCAGATTTAGTGTCTTATAATACATTGATAAATCTTTACTGCAGACAAGGAAGATTAGATGATGCCATGAAGTTACTTGGCGACATAGAGAAAGAAGGTCTGGAATGCGATCAATATACACACACGATTATAATTAATGGATTGTGCAATGCAGGCAACTTTTTAGGTGCAAAACAGCATTTGATTTATATGAACTCACTGGGGTTTGGTTACAATTTGGTTGCGCATAATTGTATTCTGCATGGATTGGGTAAAGCAGGTCATATTGATCACGCAATGAAATGGTTCGAATCGATGGAAGTTAAAGACTCTTTCACGTATACCATCATAGTGCACAACCTTTGTAGGGCTAGAAGGTTCCTTTGTGCCTCCAAGATCATGGTTTTGTCTCTAAATTCTGGGTTTCGGATCTTAAGGGCTACTCAGAGAGCTGTTATTGATGGTCTTTGTAGTATAGGGTATACAAATGAAGCCAGGAAACTCAAGCTTAAACTACGAGTGATTCGACTATTACATGATTAA